TGAAACTTAGCAAGGACCTGCTCAAACTTATACCCGGAGTGGCGCGGCACGCCTTTGCCCGAGTCTATTACAAACGCCCGGTGATCAGCCCGCTCTGCAAAAACTGCGGGATCTGCGAGCAAAGCTGCCCCGTGCAGGCGATCGTGCCGGCCCCCCGGACCGGGTATCCCAAGATCAACCCAAACATCTGCATCAACTGCATGTGTTGCCACGAGATGTGCCCGCACCGGGCCATAGATATCCAGCAATCACTGCTGGCAAGGATGGCGCCCAAATGAAAAGACAGGAACCCAAAAACAAGAAACTGGCCAACCTGGCCTTCCTGGCGGTATTGATCTTCCTGCTGAGTTGGATCCTGCTCTGGGGGCCGAACAGTTTTTTGAAAGTGATGAAAAACCAGCGCAAGAACGAACTGAACCGGGCCCAAACCGAAGCCCTGCAAGCCGAGAACGACAGCATCGCCCGGCAAAACGCCCGCCTGAAAAGCGATCCGGACGCGGCGGAGGAAGTGGCCCGCGAGGAGCACGGCCTGATCAAGCCGGACGAGGTGGTCTACCGCTTCAAGCCGGCCCAGGCAGACTCTCTCGAGGCCAAGAAGA
The Candidatus Syntrophosphaera sp. DNA segment above includes these coding regions:
- a CDS encoding septum formation initiator family protein is translated as MKRQEPKNKKLANLAFLAVLIFLLSWILLWGPNSFLKVMKNQRKNELNRAQTEALQAENDSIARQNARLKSDPDAAEEVAREEHGLIKPDEVVYRFKPAQADSLEAKKK